One Echinicola strongylocentroti DNA window includes the following coding sequences:
- a CDS encoding DUF3127 domain-containing protein, translated as MEINGKIIQIMPEQSGNGKNGTWRKQDFILETEGQYPKKVCLTVWGDKIDQFGMQQGDTVKAGIEIESREYNSRWYTDVKVWRVDKQGGAPAGGQGAAGSPEVSTFNDESGEDILPF; from the coding sequence ATGGAAATTAACGGTAAAATCATTCAGATCATGCCTGAGCAATCTGGCAATGGAAAAAATGGGACATGGAGAAAGCAGGATTTTATTCTTGAGACAGAAGGGCAATATCCCAAAAAAGTTTGCCTAACCGTCTGGGGAGATAAAATTGACCAGTTTGGGATGCAGCAAGGTGACACTGTCAAAGCGGGAATAGAGATCGAAAGCCGTGAGTATAACAGCAGATGGTACACCGACGTAAAGGTATGGAGAGTGGATAAGCAAGGTGGAGCACCAGCTGGCGGCCAAGGAGCGGCAGGTTCTCCTGAGGTAAGCACCTTCAATGACGAAAGTGGAGAAGATATTTTGCCATTCTGA
- a CDS encoding DUF6088 family protein — MSYQSMKVAEKIQRKINRMQEGITFKYQQLGIDQSEYSAATKTIERLIKKGMIKRVSTGVFYKPKQSAFGELRPREEELLKPYLFQDGKRIAYITGGSLYNRMGLTTQVPKTIKVASKVKRVTTKIGKTQVKPVKSYVDVSNENYYLLEILDALKDFKTIPDLDKKSAIALLKNEISKLSENDQTKIIRYALKYPPRATALLGAILELSNKKSGLDRLRAKLNPLTTYRLVIKKETLPTAPEWNIN; from the coding sequence ATGTCTTATCAATCAATGAAGGTGGCAGAGAAAATACAACGCAAGATCAACAGGATGCAGGAAGGAATTACCTTCAAGTATCAACAGTTGGGTATTGATCAGTCTGAGTACAGTGCTGCTACGAAAACGATTGAGCGATTGATTAAGAAAGGAATGATCAAAAGAGTGTCTACCGGAGTATTCTATAAACCTAAACAGTCTGCATTTGGTGAACTCAGACCACGGGAAGAAGAACTGCTTAAACCATATCTCTTTCAGGATGGAAAACGCATTGCATACATTACCGGAGGATCATTATACAATCGAATGGGCTTAACCACGCAGGTACCCAAAACCATCAAGGTAGCCAGCAAAGTTAAACGGGTAACCACCAAAATCGGGAAAACACAAGTCAAACCAGTTAAAAGCTATGTGGATGTATCCAATGAAAACTACTACCTACTGGAAATTTTGGATGCGCTAAAAGACTTCAAAACCATTCCCGACCTGGACAAGAAATCCGCCATTGCGTTACTGAAAAACGAAATAAGCAAGCTATCTGAAAATGATCAAACAAAAATAATCCGGTATGCATTGAAATACCCACCACGAGCAACAGCACTATTGGGAGCCATATTGGAACTATCAAACAAAAAGAGTGGTCTTGATAGACTGAGAGCAAAATTGAATCCGTTGACCACCTATAGACTTGTAATAAAGAAAGAAACATTACCAACAGCACCAGAATGGAATATTAACTGA
- a CDS encoding MATE family efflux transporter, whose translation MQAPKEKKYTEGKLISALVSLAFPIILANVLQTAYQLIDTFWLGRLGANAVAAVSVSFPILFLILSVGAGLTLAGTVLVSQHKGANNQKMVNSASSQTVFVVFSISVLLAIVGYFAAGPLMKVIGAGPEIYSDSVDYFKVSSLGFVFLFMFFVFQSLMRGIGNVKLPVYVVLVTVLLNLVLDPLFIYGFGPVPGFGVAGAAVASVITQGLSAIAGIYIMWRGKHGIQIHFSEMKWDPPWAKKLFQLGFPSSMEQSARALGMIMMVMLVTSFGSETVAAYGVGARMLSFVIVPALGLAIATTTLVGQNVGARKLKRAEKTGLLSIKVAFFGLTGIGILLFLFAEDLVRFFVPNEPNVIADGALFIKIMGPSFGFLGVQQVVNGTFNGAGFTKASMFISFLNLWIIRFPVGYYLAYHTSLGHEGIYWAFPISNWVSAIVAFIYFKTGYWRKRLES comes from the coding sequence ATGCAAGCACCGAAAGAGAAAAAATACACAGAAGGGAAGTTAATATCTGCACTTGTCAGCCTCGCCTTCCCGATCATTTTGGCCAATGTCCTTCAAACTGCCTATCAGCTGATTGATACTTTTTGGCTGGGAAGATTGGGGGCCAATGCGGTGGCTGCGGTGAGTGTGAGTTTTCCTATTCTCTTTCTGATCTTATCGGTCGGGGCCGGGCTTACGCTGGCCGGTACGGTGCTCGTCTCTCAGCACAAGGGAGCCAATAACCAAAAAATGGTCAATTCCGCCTCTTCCCAGACGGTATTTGTGGTGTTTTCTATCTCGGTTTTACTGGCTATCGTGGGTTATTTTGCTGCTGGACCCTTGATGAAGGTGATTGGGGCAGGCCCGGAAATCTACTCCGATTCGGTTGATTATTTCAAAGTATCTTCATTGGGCTTTGTCTTTCTCTTCATGTTCTTTGTCTTCCAGTCCCTTATGCGTGGGATCGGCAATGTCAAACTACCCGTTTATGTGGTATTGGTCACCGTATTGCTCAACTTGGTGCTTGACCCACTTTTTATTTACGGGTTTGGGCCAGTGCCGGGATTTGGAGTAGCGGGTGCAGCCGTGGCCAGTGTCATTACCCAAGGGCTCTCGGCCATCGCAGGCATCTACATCATGTGGAGAGGGAAACACGGCATTCAAATCCATTTTTCCGAAATGAAATGGGATCCTCCATGGGCCAAAAAACTGTTCCAGCTTGGTTTTCCTTCCAGTATGGAGCAATCCGCCAGGGCTTTGGGAATGATCATGATGGTCATGCTGGTCACTAGCTTTGGAAGTGAAACGGTCGCTGCATATGGAGTGGGCGCCAGAATGCTGAGTTTTGTAATCGTGCCAGCATTGGGATTGGCCATTGCCACGACTACCCTTGTGGGACAGAATGTGGGGGCGCGAAAACTCAAAAGAGCAGAAAAAACAGGCCTGCTCAGCATAAAAGTTGCCTTTTTTGGGCTAACGGGCATTGGCATATTGCTGTTTCTGTTTGCCGAGGATTTGGTGCGGTTTTTTGTTCCCAATGAGCCCAATGTGATTGCTGACGGTGCCCTTTTTATAAAGATCATGGGGCCTAGCTTTGGCTTCCTCGGCGTCCAGCAGGTGGTCAATGGCACCTTTAATGGAGCAGGATTTACCAAAGCGTCCATGTTTATCTCTTTCCTGAACCTGTGGATTATCCGTTTTCCAGTGGGATATTACCTGGCTTACCATACTTCTTTGGGCCACGAAGGAATCTACTGGGCATTCCCCATCTCCAACTGGGTCTCTGCCATCGTCGCTTTTATCTATTTCAAAACGGGTTATTGGCGGAAGCGGCTGGAGAGCTGA
- the dxs gene encoding 1-deoxy-D-xylulose-5-phosphate synthase: protein MLIEPGKLLAQINSPADLKQFRKDQLVQICEELRQYIIDSVSVYGGHFGASLGVVELTVALHYVLNTPSDQLIWDVGHQAYGHKILTGRRETFHTNRLYKGISGFPKRKESEYDAFGVGHSSTSISAALGMAMASKYKGDELKQHVAVIGDGSMTGGMAFEAMNHAGVSDTNMIIVLNDNCMSIDPNVGALRDYLTDITTSQTYNRFKDDLWRILGKFSKFGSSAQEVISKVEGAVKSALLHQSNLFESLNLRYFGPVDGHDVNHLVEVMNDLKKIPGPKILHCLTVKGKGYDLAEKDQTKWHAPGKFDKITGEIAKKVYDTPQPPKYQDVFGHTIVELAEENDSIMGVTPAMPSGSSMNIMMKAMPDRAFDVGIAEQHAVTFSAGLATQGMKPFCNIYSTFMQRAYDQVVHDVCLQNLPVVFCLDRAGFAGADGPTHHGAYDLAFFRCVPNLVVAAPMNEEELRNMMYSASIYEGPYSIRYPRGQGVMPDWRKPMREITTGQGRIVKEGEDVAILTIGHIGNYAVEACDKLTKEGLDPAHYDMRFVKPLDEEMLHEVFGKFKKVITVEDGCLMGGFGSAVLEWMMDNDYQAQVKRLGIPDEVVEHGTQLELHKECGMDSEGIVAAVKKMTEAISANH from the coding sequence ATGTTAATAGAACCAGGAAAATTACTTGCCCAGATCAACTCTCCTGCTGACCTCAAGCAGTTCAGAAAGGATCAGCTTGTTCAGATTTGTGAAGAGTTGCGTCAATACATTATTGACAGCGTCTCCGTGTATGGAGGTCATTTTGGGGCAAGTCTGGGTGTTGTGGAACTGACCGTGGCATTGCACTATGTGCTCAATACCCCTTCTGACCAGCTTATCTGGGATGTGGGCCACCAAGCTTATGGCCATAAGATCCTGACCGGAAGAAGAGAAACTTTCCATACCAATAGACTTTACAAAGGGATTTCAGGTTTTCCTAAGAGGAAGGAAAGCGAATACGATGCCTTCGGGGTGGGCCATTCAAGCACATCCATTTCTGCAGCCTTGGGAATGGCCATGGCGTCCAAATATAAAGGCGATGAGCTCAAGCAGCACGTGGCCGTTATTGGCGATGGATCAATGACAGGCGGAATGGCTTTTGAGGCCATGAACCACGCCGGTGTATCGGATACCAATATGATCATTGTCCTTAATGACAATTGTATGTCTATCGATCCCAATGTGGGAGCACTCAGGGATTACCTGACAGACATCACCACTTCGCAAACCTATAATAGGTTCAAGGATGACTTATGGCGGATTTTGGGCAAGTTCAGCAAATTCGGATCCAGTGCCCAAGAAGTCATTTCCAAAGTAGAGGGAGCTGTTAAGTCAGCCCTTTTGCACCAAAGCAATTTGTTCGAATCGCTCAACCTGCGCTACTTTGGTCCAGTGGACGGCCATGATGTCAATCACTTAGTAGAAGTGATGAATGACCTCAAGAAAATCCCAGGCCCTAAGATTTTGCATTGCCTGACGGTAAAAGGGAAAGGCTACGACCTGGCCGAAAAAGACCAAACCAAATGGCATGCTCCCGGGAAATTTGACAAGATCACAGGAGAAATAGCCAAGAAAGTATACGATACCCCTCAGCCTCCCAAATACCAAGATGTCTTTGGGCATACCATCGTAGAACTAGCCGAGGAAAATGATAGCATCATGGGGGTCACCCCTGCCATGCCTTCTGGCTCTTCTATGAACATCATGATGAAAGCCATGCCAGACCGGGCTTTTGATGTGGGCATCGCCGAGCAGCATGCCGTGACATTTTCAGCAGGTCTCGCCACGCAGGGCATGAAACCCTTCTGCAATATCTACAGCACTTTTATGCAACGTGCCTATGACCAAGTGGTACATGATGTCTGCTTGCAGAATTTGCCCGTTGTTTTTTGTCTGGACAGAGCAGGATTTGCCGGTGCCGATGGCCCTACACATCACGGTGCATATGATTTGGCCTTTTTCAGGTGTGTTCCCAACTTGGTAGTGGCCGCGCCGATGAACGAAGAAGAGCTTCGAAATATGATGTATTCTGCATCGATCTATGAAGGGCCGTATTCGATCCGCTATCCACGTGGACAAGGTGTGATGCCTGACTGGAGGAAGCCTATGCGGGAAATCACCACAGGGCAAGGGCGCATTGTAAAAGAAGGTGAAGATGTAGCCATCCTTACCATCGGTCATATTGGAAATTATGCAGTGGAAGCATGTGATAAACTGACCAAGGAAGGACTTGACCCAGCTCACTATGACATGCGATTTGTGAAGCCGTTGGATGAAGAAATGCTGCATGAAGTGTTTGGCAAATTCAAGAAAGTCATCACCGTGGAAGACGGTTGTCTCATGGGAGGTTTTGGTAGTGCTGTACTGGAATGGATGATGGACAATGACTATCAAGCACAAGTCAAGCGACTGGGAATTCCAGATGAGGTGGTCGAACACGGCACTCAACTGGAACTGCATAAGGAATGTGGTATGGATTCGGAGGGAATTGTAGCAGCGGTGAAAAAAATGACCGAGGCCATTTCTGCCAATCATTGA
- a CDS encoding winged helix-turn-helix domain-containing protein, producing the protein MFKTLNPILHSQLRLAVVSLLMSVEDAEFNYIKEKTGATSGNLSIQIGKLKTAGYIEVDKSFRDNFPLTTCRITKKGVRAFEEYVQTLEVYLQVKKK; encoded by the coding sequence ATGTTTAAAACATTAAATCCCATTCTCCACAGCCAATTGAGGCTGGCCGTCGTTTCATTGTTGATGTCAGTAGAGGATGCAGAATTTAATTATATCAAAGAAAAAACCGGGGCCACTTCAGGCAATCTTTCCATCCAGATCGGCAAACTTAAAACCGCAGGCTATATAGAGGTGGATAAATCATTTCGGGACAATTTTCCCCTTACCACCTGCAGAATTACCAAAAAAGGAGTCCGAGCCTTCGAAGAATACGTCCAAACCTTAGAGGTTTATCTTCAGGTGAAGAAAAAATAA
- a CDS encoding segregation and condensation protein A, with protein sequence MSFEIKLPLFEGPFDLLLFFIERDELDIYDIPISKITHDFLDYLKHLEQMEIEVASEFILVAATLMKIKSKLLIPRPELDENGEEIDPREELIRHLLEYKKYKSVIGELTEMEAARMTKEKRGNIASELKELSKSDDVESEIQDLDLYKILKVFQRVMARYAARTDETKHTVVQYPYTIDQQKNFVLDKISFKKRMPFTEFIEYKPDKIFVIYTFLAILELLQLSLVTIKLGEGFNNFWVEKIEEIPAA encoded by the coding sequence GTGAGTTTCGAGATCAAATTACCGCTTTTTGAGGGGCCGTTCGATTTGCTTCTGTTCTTTATTGAGCGGGATGAGCTGGATATATATGATATTCCCATTTCCAAAATCACCCATGATTTCCTGGATTACCTCAAACACCTGGAACAAATGGAAATCGAAGTGGCCAGTGAATTTATCCTCGTTGCGGCCACATTGATGAAAATCAAGTCCAAACTACTGATCCCCAGACCGGAGCTGGATGAAAATGGAGAGGAGATCGATCCCAGAGAGGAGCTCATCAGGCACCTGCTGGAGTATAAGAAGTACAAATCCGTCATCGGGGAGCTCACCGAGATGGAGGCTGCCCGAATGACCAAAGAAAAAAGGGGCAATATCGCTTCGGAGCTTAAAGAGCTCAGCAAGTCAGATGATGTAGAAAGTGAAATCCAAGACTTGGACCTGTACAAAATCCTCAAGGTTTTTCAACGGGTAATGGCTCGATACGCCGCCAGAACTGATGAGACTAAGCACACAGTGGTGCAATATCCCTACACCATTGATCAGCAAAAGAATTTTGTACTGGATAAGATCAGTTTCAAAAAAAGGATGCCTTTTACAGAGTTTATCGAGTACAAGCCGGACAAGATATTTGTAATCTACACTTTTTTGGCGATTTTGGAGCTCCTTCAGCTTTCCTTGGTTACGATCAAGCTGGGAGAGGGCTTTAACAATTTTTGGGTAGAAAAAATAGAGGAAATCCCAGCAGCGTAA
- the fabF gene encoding beta-ketoacyl-ACP synthase II, whose translation MKRVVITGLGAITPIGKNVKQYWENLLKGISGANKITRFDASKFKTQFACEIKEYDALDYFDRKEARKLDRFSQYGLISAEEAIKDANLDFSKLDTNRIGVIFSSGIGGFETFEKEIIDYTNRNLNPGFNPFFIPKIISNGLSGIISINHGLRGVNYCPVTACASSTQSIIQSFNYIRLGKADIIIAGGSEAPITESSIGGFNAMKAMSTNNENFSSASKPFDTNRDGFVVGEGAGALIVESLDSALKRNAKIYAEIVGGGESSDAYHITGTHPEGLGAYLTMEIGIKEAQITSNEIDYINAHATSTGLGDLSEIKAIERLFKSSIDKVQISASKSMTGHLLGGTGAIEAISTCLSVKTDLIPPTINTTEIDENISKELNLTLRKKSLKKIDYALSNSFGFGGHCSAMIIKKYVCQSSSPT comes from the coding sequence ATGAAAAGAGTAGTAATAACAGGGCTAGGAGCAATTACACCTATTGGAAAAAATGTAAAACAGTATTGGGAAAATCTATTGAAAGGAATTTCGGGTGCAAATAAAATAACACGTTTTGATGCAAGCAAATTCAAGACTCAATTCGCTTGTGAAATAAAAGAGTATGACGCTTTAGATTATTTTGACCGTAAAGAAGCTAGAAAACTTGATAGGTTTAGTCAATATGGGCTAATTTCAGCAGAAGAAGCCATTAAAGATGCTAATCTCGATTTTTCAAAATTAGACACAAATAGAATTGGTGTAATTTTTTCAAGTGGCATTGGTGGCTTTGAAACCTTTGAAAAGGAAATAATTGATTATACAAATAGGAATTTAAACCCTGGTTTTAATCCGTTTTTTATACCAAAGATAATATCCAATGGTTTGTCTGGTATAATTTCAATTAATCACGGCTTAAGAGGTGTAAATTACTGCCCTGTTACCGCTTGTGCTTCATCAACTCAAAGCATTATTCAATCCTTTAATTATATCAGGTTAGGAAAAGCAGATATTATTATCGCTGGTGGTTCAGAAGCACCAATAACAGAATCATCAATTGGAGGATTTAATGCTATGAAAGCAATGTCCACCAACAATGAAAATTTCAGTTCCGCTTCAAAACCATTTGATACAAATAGAGATGGTTTTGTTGTTGGAGAAGGTGCAGGAGCTTTAATAGTAGAAAGTCTTGATTCGGCATTGAAAAGAAATGCGAAAATTTATGCCGAAATCGTTGGTGGTGGAGAAAGTTCGGATGCTTATCATATAACCGGAACGCATCCCGAAGGACTTGGAGCATATTTAACAATGGAAATCGGAATCAAAGAAGCTCAAATAACATCAAATGAAATTGATTATATAAATGCACACGCAACATCAACTGGTTTAGGAGATTTATCTGAAATTAAAGCTATCGAAAGACTGTTTAAATCAAGTATTGACAAGGTACAAATTAGTGCGTCTAAATCTATGACTGGACATTTACTAGGCGGAACAGGTGCTATAGAAGCAATATCGACTTGTTTATCCGTAAAAACAGATTTGATACCACCAACAATCAATACCACCGAAATTGATGAAAATATTTCGAAGGAATTAAACCTAACATTAAGAAAGAAATCATTGAAAAAGATTGATTATGCTTTAAGCAACAGTTTTGGATTTGGCGGACATTGTTCGGCAATGATAATCAAAAAATACGTTTGCCAGTCGAGTAGCCCAACCTGA
- a CDS encoding TetR/AcrR family transcriptional regulator, translated as MVRSEKTRQLIIEKTASIFNKKGYTGTYLSDLTNATGLTKGSIYGNFKDKNEVALEAFKFNYKFQTHQIINKIEKEDNSANKLIAFLNHYKSSFKPIFNNGGCAILNTAVDADDGNELLKEEVLKTIHNWHKKIVSILIEGVKKNELKEIDIDLFSYRMIAIIEGSILLAKTLNKPEILLNNIEHLETEILQLKQE; from the coding sequence ATGGTAAGGTCAGAGAAAACTAGGCAATTAATAATTGAAAAGACAGCTTCTATATTCAATAAAAAGGGATATACAGGAACTTATTTGTCCGATTTGACCAATGCTACTGGATTGACAAAAGGCAGTATTTATGGCAATTTCAAAGATAAAAACGAAGTCGCTTTAGAAGCTTTTAAATTCAATTATAAATTTCAGACGCATCAAATAATTAACAAAATTGAAAAAGAAGATAATTCAGCAAATAAATTAATTGCCTTTCTAAATCATTATAAATCATCATTTAAACCAATTTTTAATAATGGAGGTTGTGCAATTCTAAATACTGCGGTTGATGCTGATGATGGAAATGAATTATTAAAAGAAGAAGTACTAAAAACAATTCATAACTGGCATAAAAAAATAGTATCAATATTAATTGAAGGAGTTAAAAAAAATGAACTCAAAGAAATAGACATCGACCTATTTTCGTATCGAATGATTGCTATAATTGAGGGTAGCATTTTATTGGCAAAAACATTGAACAAACCAGAGATTTTATTAAATAACATAGAACATCTAGAAACAGAAATTCTACAATTAAAACAGGAGTAA
- a CDS encoding lysylphosphatidylglycerol synthase transmembrane domain-containing protein yields the protein MKLDNKEIFKTLNPNKVWIPVLFGIGIVFVMFYSDPSITRENLRSVFDASWPSILLAILVIFLRDAGYVYRIREITDKHLSWTRAIYVIILWEFASAVTPSIVGGTAVAVFILHKEGIKLGKAIAFVMVTAILDNLFFVIGAPLVLFFAQGSIFPDSHVLELRLGKSLNYIFWVSYSLYALYSLIMAAALFYRPRVFKWVLLKIFSIRWIRKWKYNASEYGDQIIESSKELQGKKAKYWITIAVATIFIWSSRYLMLNALMTAYVDLSFTEHILVFARQIIMWIVMMISPTPGSSGTAEFFFAQFFYEFLTNYTFVGSILWRMFSYYPYLLLGAIFLPRWIRQVFFKKKEE from the coding sequence ATGAAGTTAGACAACAAAGAGATTTTCAAGACGCTTAATCCGAACAAAGTCTGGATTCCTGTGCTATTCGGGATAGGTATTGTCTTTGTGATGTTCTACTCCGACCCCTCCATTACACGAGAAAACCTTCGGAGTGTCTTCGATGCCTCGTGGCCATCCATCTTATTGGCTATTTTGGTGATATTTCTGCGTGATGCAGGCTATGTCTATCGGATCAGGGAGATCACGGATAAGCACCTTAGCTGGACCAGGGCCATTTATGTGATCATCCTTTGGGAGTTTGCTTCAGCAGTGACACCATCGATCGTAGGGGGTACAGCTGTGGCCGTGTTTATCCTCCACAAGGAAGGCATCAAGCTGGGAAAGGCCATTGCCTTTGTGATGGTGACCGCTATATTGGACAATTTGTTCTTCGTCATTGGCGCTCCTTTGGTGTTGTTTTTTGCACAGGGAAGTATTTTCCCGGACAGTCACGTCCTGGAGCTGAGATTGGGCAAGAGCCTGAATTACATCTTTTGGGTGAGCTATTCCTTATATGCGCTGTATTCCTTGATCATGGCGGCGGCATTATTTTATCGGCCAAGGGTCTTTAAGTGGGTGCTATTAAAAATCTTTAGCATCCGATGGATACGCAAATGGAAGTACAATGCCAGCGAGTATGGCGACCAGATCATCGAATCCAGCAAGGAGCTACAAGGCAAAAAAGCCAAATATTGGATCACCATCGCCGTAGCCACCATTTTTATCTGGTCTTCCCGCTACCTGATGCTCAATGCCCTGATGACGGCTTATGTAGACTTGAGTTTTACGGAACATATTTTGGTCTTTGCGAGGCAGATCATCATGTGGATCGTCATGATGATTTCCCCTACCCCTGGCAGCAGCGGTACAGCAGAGTTTTTCTTTGCACAGTTCTTCTATGAATTCCTGACCAACTACACCTTTGTGGGAAGTATCCTATGGAGAATGTTCTCTTATTATCCTTATTTGCTCTTGGGGGCGATCTTCCTTCCTAGATGGATCCGTCAGGTCTTTTTCAAGAAGAAAGAAGAGTAA